A window of Thermosynechococcus sp. NK55a contains these coding sequences:
- a CDS encoding YcjF family protein — MAVAAAIILLLLSGWVNDHPWGWLLILSLGLGYWYWRRSPAAPNVASPQSPLDPQLIEKQLAETQSLLQELPPERQASLQSTRRQLQQRLDNPRVEVCVLGQSAYAVNQVYHAVATLLNRCSLQQQTLATVPQADLVLLTVRGALTASEFEMLRVLQAGHYHVLVVWDPETVQERDRVALCLKQQLRDLQMPEEQLVPFTAQAPESLTSRLLQYLSQEQANLVLAGTYRRAQQLHQQAQAALNRYRQERATPIIERYQWLAAAATAVNPLPLLDLVMAGGLLVRLTWDLGQIYQRSFRLADAEPLAKELLRLMVQLGAVELSTQSLGQWLKGNSLTYLAGSCLQGATAAYVLRLSGLSLIHYFETAPQAPSLPLVARLQQSLRWAQQQVGRSPLQTLGHSLGLPSA, encoded by the coding sequence ATGGCTGTTGCTGCCGCTATCATTCTCTTGTTGTTGAGTGGCTGGGTCAATGACCATCCCTGGGGATGGCTACTGATTCTCAGTTTGGGGTTGGGCTATTGGTACTGGCGCCGATCGCCCGCTGCGCCAAACGTGGCTTCCCCTCAATCTCCCTTAGATCCCCAATTAATTGAAAAGCAACTGGCAGAGACTCAGAGCCTTTTGCAGGAACTTCCCCCAGAGCGCCAAGCCTCTCTCCAATCGACCCGTCGCCAACTACAACAGCGGTTAGATAACCCAAGGGTTGAGGTGTGTGTCCTTGGGCAGTCGGCCTATGCTGTCAATCAGGTGTACCATGCCGTCGCCACACTACTTAATCGCTGTAGCCTTCAGCAGCAAACCCTGGCCACTGTTCCCCAAGCGGACTTAGTGCTTTTGACGGTAAGGGGTGCCCTCACCGCCAGTGAGTTTGAGATGCTGCGGGTGTTGCAAGCAGGACATTATCACGTGCTTGTGGTGTGGGACCCAGAAACGGTGCAGGAGCGCGATCGCGTGGCCCTGTGTCTAAAACAGCAATTGCGAGATCTCCAGATGCCGGAGGAGCAACTCGTTCCCTTTACAGCGCAGGCCCCTGAATCGTTGACCTCAAGACTCCTACAGTACCTCAGCCAGGAGCAAGCCAACCTTGTCCTAGCCGGTACCTATCGCCGTGCCCAACAACTCCATCAACAGGCACAAGCTGCCCTCAATCGCTATCGCCAAGAACGAGCCACCCCCATCATTGAGCGCTACCAATGGCTGGCGGCAGCGGCAACGGCGGTGAATCCCCTCCCCCTTTTGGATCTCGTTATGGCCGGCGGGCTCTTGGTGCGCCTCACCTGGGACTTAGGCCAAATCTACCAGCGCTCCTTCCGGTTGGCGGATGCTGAACCCCTGGCTAAGGAGCTATTGCGGCTCATGGTGCAATTGGGGGCTGTGGAACTGTCGACCCAGTCCCTAGGGCAGTGGCTCAAGGGCAATTCCCTCACCTATCTGGCGGGGAGTTGTTTGCAGGGGGCAACGGCAGCCTACGTGTTGCGCTTGAGTGGTCTGAGCTTGATTCATTACTTTGAGACTGCTCCCCAAGCGCCATCCCTACCCTTGGTGGCTCGCTTGCAGCAAAGTCTTCGGTGGGCACAGCAACAGGTGGGACGCTCTCCCTTGCAAACCCTAGGACACTCTCTTGGTTTGCCGTCGGCGTAG
- a CDS encoding DUF3288 family protein, translating into MTNFQNLQHPREAQDRLVLERLRQEGISDYNLAELGRLLIRYDGFPGAETNKKLMAELLEKWQLTQEELFKRTRAIHARGGVYKVGSNKQEDWT; encoded by the coding sequence ATGACCAACTTCCAGAACCTACAACATCCTCGCGAAGCTCAAGATCGGTTAGTCCTCGAGCGTCTGCGGCAAGAGGGCATCAGTGATTACAACTTAGCGGAATTGGGGCGATTGCTGATTCGCTACGATGGCTTCCCCGGGGCCGAGACAAATAAGAAATTAATGGCGGAGCTGCTAGAAAAATGGCAACTGACGCAGGAAGAACTCTTTAAGCGTACCCGTGCCATCCACGCTCGCGGCGGCGTTTACAAGGTGGGCAGCAATAAACAGGAGGATTGGACTTAG
- a CDS encoding WecB/TagA/CpsF family glycosyltransferase, whose amino-acid sequence MPSVHILGTRIDVTTYSQACDLVAEWIGQGQGGYVVAANVHVVMTGVWRSPFQRVINGAQLVTSDGMPLVWGLRLLGFPQAERVYGPDLMLALCDRAQRAGWRIFLYGSEPLVLERLQRNLRQRFPNLQLAGAYAPPFRSLTPEEEASDRQRILDSRANLVFISLGCPKQEEWMARQSPFLPVVLVGVGAAFNFHSGTVAQAPRWMMAIGLEWLFRLLQEPRRLWQRYLMNNPAFVVLFAGQLLRHWLRRRQTKRVS is encoded by the coding sequence GTGCCGTCAGTACACATTTTAGGAACACGGATTGATGTCACTACTTACAGCCAAGCCTGTGATCTCGTGGCTGAATGGATTGGTCAAGGCCAGGGGGGCTATGTGGTGGCTGCCAATGTCCATGTGGTCATGACGGGGGTGTGGCGATCGCCCTTCCAGCGGGTGATCAATGGTGCCCAACTGGTGACTTCTGACGGCATGCCTTTGGTGTGGGGCCTACGGCTGTTGGGTTTTCCGCAAGCAGAGCGGGTCTATGGTCCTGATTTGATGCTGGCTCTGTGCGATCGCGCTCAAAGGGCAGGCTGGCGTATTTTCCTCTACGGTAGTGAACCCCTCGTGTTAGAGCGGCTACAGCGGAATCTGCGGCAGCGCTTTCCTAATCTCCAGTTGGCGGGTGCCTACGCCCCTCCCTTTCGTTCCTTGACCCCTGAGGAGGAGGCCAGCGATCGCCAGCGCATCCTTGATAGCCGGGCTAATTTGGTCTTTATCAGCCTTGGTTGTCCAAAGCAGGAGGAGTGGATGGCTCGCCAAAGCCCTTTTTTGCCCGTTGTCTTGGTGGGTGTGGGAGCGGCCTTCAACTTTCACAGTGGCACTGTGGCGCAAGCACCGCGCTGGATGATGGCGATCGGTTTAGAGTGGCTCTTTCGCCTGCTGCAGGAACCCCGCCGCCTCTGGCAGCGCTATCTGATGAACAATCCCGCATTTGTTGTGCTTTTTGCGGGGCAACTCCTGCGCCACTGGCTACGCCGACGGCAAACCAAGAGAGTGTCCTAG
- a CDS encoding J domain-containing protein, which translates to MNLDECYRILELSQGASLAQVKSAYRRLARRYHPDVNPGDRTAHEKFILLQQAYEKLGRAGSTRPTPVKSEPQTRPPQTPPPLSAFDIELKHASYRQLQEFLKYRCYQRAISLVEGLARRLPQDAEVRQWQAVTYQCWARQLIRDRQPQAAREYLHRALKADPDNRSLWQAVEKDFRTLDRLYGKAI; encoded by the coding sequence ATGAATCTAGACGAGTGCTATCGCATTCTGGAGCTGTCGCAGGGAGCGTCCTTAGCCCAAGTTAAATCCGCCTATCGCCGGCTAGCACGACGCTATCATCCCGATGTCAACCCCGGCGATCGCACGGCCCATGAGAAGTTTATTCTCCTCCAACAGGCCTATGAAAAACTAGGGCGGGCGGGCAGCACCCGCCCTACCCCCGTCAAATCAGAACCGCAAACTCGCCCGCCCCAAACACCGCCACCTCTGTCTGCCTTTGACATTGAACTGAAACACGCCAGCTACCGCCAACTTCAGGAATTCCTCAAATATCGCTGCTATCAACGTGCCATCTCCCTTGTGGAAGGGTTGGCCAGGCGACTGCCCCAAGATGCAGAAGTACGGCAGTGGCAAGCCGTCACCTATCAGTGCTGGGCGCGGCAACTCATTCGCGATCGCCAACCCCAAGCGGCACGGGAATACTTGCACCGAGCCCTAAAAGCAGATCCGGATAACCGTAGCCTTTGGCAAGCAGTCGAAAAGGACTTTCGTACCCTTGATCGCCTCTACGGCAAAGCAATCTAA
- the cfa gene encoding cyclopropane fatty acyl phospholipid synthase produces MTERELASHTTVSSTPSTPSWILHRFAYDYAGQLLNTAGITINGSQPWDIRVHDERLYLRCLLHGSLGLGEAYMDGWWDCDAIDEFICRLLQIQAPVQVGWLVNFPLWIDSRWRNRQRGKGAFIIGQRHYDIGNDLYAAMLDRRMIYSCAYWEGGARTLDEAQEAKLDLIARKLDLQPGMRVLDIGCGWGGTAQYLAERYGVHVVGITVSKEQAELARDRCRGLPVDIRLEDYRQTTGVFDRIISVGMFEHVGYRNYRTFMRTARRLLADDGLLLLHTIGSNVAYQGRDAWIERYIFPNSMLPSPRLLTAAFEGLFVLEDWHNFGVNYVATLKAWHTNFEQAWPRLAQRYGERFYRMWRLYLLMSAGSFMARASQLWQLVLSPRGVRGGYRSVR; encoded by the coding sequence ATGACAGAACGTGAGCTGGCTTCTCATACGACGGTATCGTCCACGCCCTCAACCCCATCATGGATACTCCACCGCTTTGCCTATGATTACGCCGGACAATTACTGAATACCGCCGGTATTACGATCAACGGTTCACAGCCATGGGACATTCGCGTTCACGACGAGCGGCTCTATCTCCGTTGCCTTTTGCACGGCTCGCTCGGTTTGGGCGAAGCGTACATGGATGGGTGGTGGGATTGCGATGCCATCGACGAGTTCATTTGTCGCTTGCTCCAGATTCAGGCACCGGTGCAGGTAGGTTGGCTCGTTAACTTCCCGCTCTGGATCGATAGCCGATGGCGTAACCGGCAACGCGGTAAGGGTGCGTTTATCATCGGTCAACGCCACTACGACATCGGCAACGATCTCTATGCTGCGATGCTCGACCGCCGCATGATCTACAGTTGTGCCTATTGGGAAGGCGGTGCGCGTACCCTCGATGAGGCGCAGGAGGCGAAGCTCGATCTGATCGCCCGGAAACTCGATCTCCAACCTGGGATGCGTGTGCTCGACATTGGGTGCGGTTGGGGTGGCACAGCTCAGTATCTGGCCGAACGCTACGGTGTCCACGTTGTGGGTATTACTGTGTCGAAGGAGCAGGCCGAACTGGCGCGCGATCGTTGCCGTGGTTTACCGGTCGACATCCGGCTTGAAGATTATCGCCAGACGACCGGTGTCTTTGACCGCATCATCTCGGTCGGTATGTTCGAGCATGTAGGTTATCGCAACTATCGTACCTTTATGAGAACGGCTCGCCGCCTGCTCGCCGATGATGGTCTCTTGCTCCTCCACACGATTGGTTCAAATGTCGCTTACCAGGGTCGCGATGCGTGGATCGAACGATACATCTTCCCCAATTCAATGTTGCCGTCGCCCCGTTTGCTAACTGCGGCATTTGAGGGGTTGTTTGTACTCGAAGATTGGCATAACTTTGGTGTCAACTACGTTGCAACTCTCAAAGCGTGGCATACCAATTTCGAGCAGGCATGGCCACGCTTAGCGCAGCGGTATGGCGAGCGCTTCTACCGTATGTGGCGTTTGTATTTACTCATGAGTGCAGGGAGCTTCATGGCCCGAGCCAGCCAACTGTGGCAATTGGTGTTGTCACCGCGTGGTGTACGCGGTGGCTATCGCTCGGTTCGATAG
- a CDS encoding type I restriction-modification system restriction subunit HsdR family, with the protein MAISNHIEQVRERLRRGEFISEAAVSQGILLPTLHELGWPVFDTNVVVPEFSVQGGRVDFALCNPPRRPFIFIEVKRVGISEGADRQLFEYAFHSGVPIAVLTDGQEWSFYLPGEQGRYDERRVYKLDLLEREIAEAVSRLERYLQYERVCSGEALKSARADYQNVARGREIEATLPRAWESLLEEPDSLLLELLAEKVADLCGYKPDLDLCSEFLKSNRQLGVVSAYPIPSHQQTAMRRAPEHREQISRSRTTGSFSFVFEGKTYEAASAVKVMVTVFRLLAEADAGFLDRFASRKHGTKRRYIARNRQELYPGRPHLAEKHFIELVPGWYMGTNYSRKRIQEILDSALEVVDPELRSTIQVNVYR; encoded by the coding sequence ATGGCAATTTCAAACCACATAGAACAGGTTCGAGAGCGTCTACGACGCGGTGAGTTTATATCTGAGGCTGCTGTTTCCCAGGGAATTCTTCTTCCGACCTTGCATGAACTGGGATGGCCCGTATTTGATACAAATGTGGTTGTTCCCGAGTTCTCGGTCCAAGGGGGCCGTGTCGATTTTGCACTATGTAATCCTCCCCGTCGTCCATTTATATTTATTGAGGTCAAGAGGGTTGGCATTTCGGAAGGAGCTGATAGACAGCTATTCGAATACGCTTTTCATTCGGGAGTTCCAATAGCTGTTCTGACAGATGGACAAGAGTGGAGTTTTTATCTTCCCGGTGAACAGGGCCGATATGATGAAAGGAGAGTATATAAGCTCGACCTTCTTGAACGTGAGATCGCAGAAGCAGTCAGCAGGCTTGAAAGATATCTCCAATATGAAAGAGTGTGTTCTGGCGAAGCTTTAAAATCTGCACGTGCAGATTATCAAAACGTGGCCCGAGGTAGAGAAATTGAGGCAACGCTCCCCAGAGCTTGGGAGAGTTTGCTTGAAGAGCCTGATTCATTGTTGTTGGAATTATTAGCCGAAAAAGTTGCAGATCTCTGTGGCTATAAGCCGGATTTGGATTTGTGTAGCGAATTTTTAAAATCGAATCGCCAGCTTGGCGTAGTTTCTGCATATCCGATACCGTCGCATCAACAAACGGCTATGCGCCGGGCACCAGAACACCGGGAGCAGATTTCTCGATCCAGAACCACAGGCAGTTTTTCATTCGTGTTTGAAGGCAAGACGTACGAGGCTGCATCGGCGGTAAAGGTCATGGTAACGGTCTTCCGGTTGTTGGCGGAAGCGGATGCTGGTTTTCTTGACCGATTTGCATCAAGAAAGCATGGAACGAAACGGAGATACATAGCCCGTAATAGGCAGGAACTCTATCCGGGCCGACCGCACTTGGCGGAAAAACACTTTATTGAACTCGTTCCTGGATGGTATATGGGAACAAACTATAGTCGAAAGCGTATCCAGGAGATATTGGATTCGGCACTTGAAGTTGTTGACCCAGAGCTTCGTTCTACAATACAGGTAAACGTCTACAGGTAA